In Desulfuromonas sp., the following proteins share a genomic window:
- the ctaD gene encoding cytochrome c oxidase subunit I — protein sequence MAWIFSTDHKRIGLLYLYAIVAFFIIGVILGLLIRLELFSPGVDIVRAQTYNALFTLHGVIMIFLFIIPGIPAAFGNLMLPIQIGARDVAFPRLNLFSWWLYISGAALAVISLFTGGGPPDTGWTFYVPFSTQTATNVSLAVFAVFILGFSSILTGLNFVVTVHRLRAEGMTWGRLPLFIWSLYATAWVQILATPILGITMVLILAERLLGTGLFDPARGGDPVMYQHLFWIYSHPAVYIMVLPGMGVISDIIPVFSRKPAFGYKAIAVSSIAIAAAGSLVWGHHMFTSGMSDTAVLIFSLLTFVVAIPSAIKVFNWVATLYKGSITLDPPLLFALSFILLFAIGGLTGLILGAAATDVHVHDTYFVVGHFHYVMFGGTGFAFFAALHYWLPKVYGRMYNKRVATVSWGLMFVGFNVLYLSMKIVGIKGMPRRYYDYLPEYTSLNQLATVGSWILAVGLAVMFVNLFRGVFRGAPAGPNPWGGATLEWTVPSPPPKENFEKDPTVTHGPYDFKGAGLL from the coding sequence ATGGCGTGGATTTTCTCCACCGACCACAAGCGCATCGGGCTTCTCTACCTCTACGCCATCGTCGCTTTCTTCATCATCGGGGTAATCCTCGGCCTCCTCATCCGCCTGGAGCTATTCTCCCCCGGCGTCGATATCGTCAGAGCCCAGACCTACAACGCCCTGTTCACCCTGCACGGGGTGATCATGATCTTCCTCTTCATCATCCCCGGCATCCCGGCGGCCTTCGGCAACCTGATGCTGCCGATCCAGATCGGCGCCCGGGACGTGGCCTTCCCCCGTCTCAATCTTTTCTCCTGGTGGCTCTACATCAGCGGAGCGGCCCTGGCCGTGATCTCCCTCTTTACCGGCGGCGGCCCTCCGGACACGGGATGGACCTTCTACGTCCCCTTCAGCACCCAGACCGCCACAAACGTCTCCCTGGCGGTCTTCGCCGTCTTCATCCTCGGCTTCTCCTCGATCCTCACCGGCCTCAACTTCGTGGTCACGGTCCACCGCCTGAGAGCCGAAGGGATGACCTGGGGGCGGCTGCCCCTCTTCATCTGGTCGCTGTACGCCACCGCCTGGGTGCAGATCCTGGCCACCCCCATCCTCGGCATCACCATGGTGCTGATCCTGGCCGAACGCCTCCTCGGCACCGGCCTGTTCGACCCGGCCCGGGGCGGCGACCCGGTCATGTACCAGCACCTGTTCTGGATCTACTCTCACCCGGCGGTCTACATCATGGTCCTGCCCGGCATGGGGGTCATCTCGGACATCATCCCGGTCTTCTCCCGAAAGCCGGCCTTCGGCTACAAGGCGATCGCCGTCTCCAGCATCGCCATCGCCGCCGCCGGCTCCCTCGTCTGGGGGCACCATATGTTCACCAGCGGCATGAGCGACACCGCGGTTCTGATCTTCTCCCTGCTCACCTTCGTGGTCGCCATCCCCTCGGCGATCAAGGTCTTCAACTGGGTCGCCACCCTCTACAAGGGCTCCATCACCCTCGACCCGCCCCTGCTCTTCGCCCTTTCCTTCATCCTGCTTTTCGCCATCGGCGGCCTGACCGGCCTGATCCTCGGCGCCGCCGCCACCGATGTCCACGTCCATGACACTTACTTCGTGGTCGGCCACTTTCACTACGTCATGTTCGGGGGGACCGGCTTCGCCTTCTTCGCCGCCCTGCACTACTGGCTGCCCAAGGTCTACGGACGCATGTACAACAAGCGGGTCGCCACGGTCTCCTGGGGCCTGATGTTCGTCGGCTTCAACGTCCTTTACCTGTCGATGAAGATTGTCGGGATCAAGGGGATGCCCCGGCGCTACTACGACTACCTGCCCGAGTACACCAGTCTTAACCAGTTGGCCACGGTCGGCTCCTGGATTCTCGCCGTGGGCCTGGCGGTCATGTTCGTGAACCTGTTCCGCGGCGTTTTCCGCGGTGCCCCCGCAGGCCCCAACCCCTGGGGCGGAGCGACCCTGGAATGGACCGTGCCGTCGCCGCCCCCGAAGGAGAATTTCGAGAAGG
- a CDS encoding SCO family protein, with product MRFATSLPIRERILDRPRPLFCLLLLSALLFAGEGVLAADETMVHPAGHGTTVPSSNARHQDGTGDDEPHVHVHPVAAPEQAGEVGLEERLGEFIPMDLPFLDEQGREISLKELITVPTIIAPVYYKCPNVCTFLQGGLARVLNQVKRTPGEDFRIISVSFDETETPELARKSKAIYMEAMEGRFPEDAWRFLTGSPENIRLLTEAAGYRFMRQGADFLHPVAIFVVSEEGKIVRYLHGTRYLPMDLTLALIEASEGRVGTTIRKVVSFCFSYDPENKTYVFNLMRVSATVVMATAGTLLGFLLLTGRRKKDT from the coding sequence TTGCGTTTCGCCACGTCCCTGCCGATCCGGGAAAGAATCCTGGACCGCCCACGCCCCCTTTTCTGCCTGCTGTTGTTGAGCGCCCTGCTCTTCGCGGGAGAAGGGGTTCTCGCTGCGGACGAGACGATGGTGCATCCTGCCGGGCACGGAACGACTGTCCCTTCATCCAACGCCCGGCACCAGGACGGAACCGGGGACGACGAACCCCATGTCCACGTCCACCCCGTGGCCGCCCCCGAGCAGGCAGGGGAAGTCGGACTGGAGGAGAGGCTGGGGGAGTTCATCCCCATGGACCTTCCCTTCCTTGACGAACAGGGCCGGGAGATCTCCCTGAAGGAGCTGATCACCGTCCCGACCATCATCGCCCCGGTCTACTACAAGTGCCCCAACGTCTGCACCTTCCTGCAAGGGGGACTGGCCCGGGTGCTGAACCAGGTGAAGCGAACCCCGGGCGAAGACTTCCGGATCATCTCGGTCAGCTTCGACGAGACCGAAACCCCCGAACTGGCCCGCAAGAGCAAAGCCATCTACATGGAAGCCATGGAGGGCCGTTTTCCGGAGGACGCATGGCGCTTCCTGACCGGGAGCCCCGAGAACATCCGCCTCCTGACCGAGGCCGCGGGGTACAGGTTCATGCGCCAGGGAGCGGACTTCCTTCATCCCGTGGCGATCTTCGTGGTCAGCGAAGAAGGAAAGATCGTTCGCTACCTCCACGGGACCCGCTACCTGCCCATGGATTTGACTCTCGCCTTGATCGAGGCCTCCGAGGGGCGGGTCGGCACGACGATCCGCAAGGTGGTCAGCTTCTGTTTCAGCTACGACCCCGAGAACAAGACCTACGTCTTCAACCTGATGCGGGTTTCCGCCACGGTGGTCATGGCCACCGCCGGGACCCTGCTGGGCTTCCTGCTGCTCACGGGTCGCAGGAAAAAGGACACCTGA
- a CDS encoding DUF3343 domain-containing protein, which translates to MVQEHDIVAIFNSIHRVMKAEKALKLARVEILLIPVPRQLSSDCGLAIRFASEDRRRVEEVLTREGIGQADYFRREGEGFGPA; encoded by the coding sequence ATGGTCCAGGAACACGACATCGTCGCCATATTCAATTCCATCCACCGGGTGATGAAGGCCGAAAAGGCCCTCAAGCTGGCCCGGGTCGAGATCCTGCTCATTCCCGTGCCGCGCCAACTCTCCTCCGACTGTGGCCTGGCCATCCGGTTCGCATCGGAAGACCGGCGGCGGGTCGAGGAGGTCCTGACCCGCGAAGGGATCGGCCAGGCCGATTATTTCCGCCGGGAGGGGGAGGGGTTCGGCCCGGCTTGA
- the ffh gene encoding signal recognition particle protein, which yields MFDNLTEKFDSVFKKLRGQGSLSEDNIKAALREVRLVLLEADVNFRVVKDFVAAVRERAVGQDVLKSLTPAQQVIKIVRDELGRLMGEGTDNSLDLAARPPVPVMLCGLQGAGKTTTCGKLALRMRREKRTPLLVPADVYRPAAIEQLKTVGRQLDIPVFDSQPGQDPVEICRQARDFAELNGYDTLILDTAGRLHIDDELMGELARIKADLEPREILFVADAMTGQDAVNVAQSFDERIDITGVILTKLDGDARGGASLSIRAVTGKPIKLVGLGEKMDALEVFHPDRMAQRILGMGDVLSLIEKAEAVIDQEQAADMEKRLRKEGFTLETFRDQLQSIKKMGSMESLLKMIPGAGKALKQAKGMQLPDKELKKVEAIINSMTAAERRNHRILNGSRRMRIAKGSGTTVQDINQLLKRFTEAQKMMKKLQQMGPKGLKGMLGRGGMPPF from the coding sequence ATGTTTGATAATCTGACGGAAAAATTCGATTCGGTCTTTAAGAAGCTGCGCGGCCAGGGTAGCCTTTCCGAGGACAACATCAAGGCGGCCCTCCGCGAGGTCCGGCTGGTGCTCCTCGAGGCCGATGTTAACTTTCGGGTGGTCAAGGACTTCGTCGCCGCCGTTCGCGAGCGGGCGGTCGGGCAGGATGTCCTCAAGAGCCTTACCCCGGCCCAGCAGGTCATCAAGATCGTCCGCGATGAACTCGGACGTCTCATGGGCGAGGGGACGGACAACAGCCTCGACCTCGCTGCCCGCCCCCCCGTTCCGGTCATGCTGTGCGGCCTGCAGGGGGCCGGCAAGACCACGACCTGCGGCAAGCTGGCCCTGCGCATGCGCAGGGAGAAGCGAACCCCCCTGCTGGTTCCTGCAGACGTCTACCGGCCTGCGGCCATCGAGCAGCTCAAGACGGTCGGGCGCCAGCTCGACATACCGGTCTTCGATTCCCAGCCGGGGCAGGATCCGGTCGAGATCTGCCGGCAGGCGCGCGACTTCGCCGAACTGAACGGTTACGACACGCTCATCCTCGATACCGCCGGGCGTCTTCACATCGACGACGAACTCATGGGAGAGCTGGCGCGGATCAAGGCCGACCTCGAGCCGCGGGAGATCCTCTTCGTCGCCGACGCCATGACCGGCCAGGACGCCGTGAACGTGGCGCAAAGCTTCGACGAGCGGATCGACATCACCGGGGTGATCCTCACCAAGCTTGACGGTGACGCCCGGGGCGGCGCGTCCCTTTCAATTCGCGCCGTGACCGGCAAGCCGATCAAGCTGGTCGGACTCGGCGAGAAGATGGACGCCCTGGAGGTCTTCCATCCCGATCGCATGGCGCAGCGCATTCTCGGCATGGGGGACGTTCTCTCCCTGATCGAGAAGGCCGAGGCCGTCATCGATCAGGAGCAGGCCGCCGACATGGAGAAGCGCCTCCGCAAGGAGGGCTTTACCCTGGAAACCTTTCGCGACCAACTCCAGTCGATCAAGAAAATGGGGTCCATGGAATCGCTGCTCAAGATGATTCCCGGGGCCGGCAAGGCGCTCAAGCAGGCCAAGGGCATGCAACTGCCCGACAAAGAGTTGAAGAAGGTCGAGGCGATCATCAACTCCATGACCGCCGCCGAGCGCCGCAACCACCGAATTCTCAACGGTTCCCGGCGGATGCGCATCGCCAAGGGGAGCGGCACCACGGTTCAGGATATCAACCAATTGCTCAAACGTTTTACCGAAGCGCAGAAAATGATGAAAAAGCTCCAGCAGATGGGACCCAAGGGGCTCAAGGGCATGCTGGGGCGTGGCGGTATGCCGCCTTTTTAG
- the rpsP gene encoding 30S ribosomal protein S16: MSVKIRLARGGAKKKPFYQVVVADERFPRDGRFIENLGQYDPKQDPPTVTLKEDRALEWLKKGAQPTDTVRQLLRKQGVWAKFKQPEGA, translated from the coding sequence ATGTCAGTAAAAATCAGGCTGGCCCGCGGCGGCGCCAAGAAAAAGCCCTTTTACCAGGTTGTGGTTGCCGACGAACGCTTTCCGCGCGACGGCCGCTTCATCGAAAACCTCGGGCAATACGACCCGAAACAGGACCCCCCCACTGTTACTTTGAAAGAGGATCGGGCTCTTGAGTGGCTGAAGAAGGGGGCCCAGCCCACCGACACGGTGCGGCAACTGCTGCGCAAGCAAGGGGTGTGGGCAAAATTCAAGCAGCCCGAAGGGGCTTAA
- a CDS encoding KH domain-containing protein, protein MKELIEFIAKSLVEKPEEVTISEEQEEDGSTLIKLAAAPEDMGRIIGKQGRTAKAMRTLLNAKATREDKRATLQIME, encoded by the coding sequence ATGAAAGAACTCATCGAATTCATCGCCAAATCCCTGGTGGAAAAGCCCGAGGAGGTGACCATCTCCGAAGAGCAGGAGGAGGATGGCAGCACCCTCATCAAGCTTGCGGCGGCTCCGGAGGACATGGGCCGGATCATCGGCAAGCAAGGGCGCACCGCCAAGGCCATGCGGACCCTCCTCAATGCCAAGGCGACCAGGGAAGATAAGCGCGCCACGCTTCAGATCATGGAGTGA
- the rimM gene encoding ribosome maturation factor RimM (Essential for efficient processing of 16S rRNA) — translation MRPEDGERFAVGVVSGTHGLRGDLKVRPLTDGSGSLLQARQVFFDLPGEGLICHAPVRAVFHKKMILLRLKGMEDINAVQPLVGFEVLMDFQDLEELPEGEHYWRELRGVKVHDRTFGDLGILEDLLTTAAHDIYVVRGRFGEVLIPAVEKFVIEVDQEGRRMLVDLPEGLVTESDEV, via the coding sequence ATGCGCCCTGAAGATGGCGAACGGTTTGCCGTCGGCGTGGTAAGCGGAACGCACGGCCTGCGGGGTGATCTCAAGGTTCGCCCCCTTACCGACGGTTCGGGGTCGCTGCTCCAGGCCCGGCAAGTCTTTTTCGACCTCCCCGGGGAGGGCTTGATTTGCCATGCTCCGGTTCGGGCCGTGTTCCACAAAAAGATGATTCTTCTTCGCCTGAAGGGTATGGAGGACATCAATGCCGTCCAGCCTCTTGTCGGCTTCGAGGTTCTGATGGACTTTCAGGACCTGGAGGAGCTGCCGGAGGGGGAACATTACTGGCGGGAGTTGCGGGGGGTGAAGGTTCACGATCGAACCTTCGGAGACCTCGGCATCCTCGAGGATCTGCTTACCACCGCCGCCCACGATATATACGTCGTTCGGGGCCGGTTCGGTGAGGTCCTCATTCCGGCGGTTGAAAAGTTTGTGATCGAGGTCGATCAGGAGGGGCGGAGGATGCTGGTCGATCTTCCCGAGGGCCTGGTTACGGAGTCCGATGAAGTTTGA
- the trmD gene encoding tRNA (guanosine(37)-N1)-methyltransferase TrmD, with the protein MKFDVLTLFPAMFESPFSGSILGKAVEKGLIQVEAHNLREWAEGRHQVTDDAPYGGGDGMVIKPEPVTRALGDLKRSRPEAKTLLMTPQGMPFRQRDAVALSGVSSLILVCGRYEGFDERVRDLVDAEYSIGDFVLTGGELPAMVVIDAVARLVPGVLGGCCSAEADSFSDGLLEHPHYTRPVEFNGRRVPDVLLSGNHGEIARWRRREQLRRTLQRRPELLDAAPLSEADREILKALRREQTQGES; encoded by the coding sequence ATGAAGTTTGATGTTCTGACTCTTTTCCCCGCCATGTTCGAGTCTCCCTTTTCCGGGAGCATTCTCGGAAAAGCGGTCGAGAAGGGGTTGATTCAGGTCGAAGCCCACAACCTGCGGGAGTGGGCCGAGGGGCGCCACCAGGTTACCGACGACGCTCCCTATGGCGGCGGCGACGGGATGGTCATTAAGCCCGAACCGGTGACCAGGGCTCTGGGGGATTTGAAGCGGAGTCGGCCCGAGGCCAAGACTCTCCTCATGACCCCTCAGGGGATGCCGTTCCGCCAGCGCGATGCCGTTGCCCTTTCGGGGGTGTCGTCGCTGATACTGGTATGCGGCAGGTACGAAGGGTTCGACGAGCGCGTTCGCGATCTGGTCGATGCCGAATACTCTATCGGAGATTTCGTCCTGACCGGAGGCGAACTGCCAGCGATGGTGGTGATCGACGCCGTGGCCCGGTTGGTTCCGGGGGTGCTGGGCGGTTGCTGCAGCGCGGAGGCCGATTCCTTCTCCGACGGACTTTTGGAACATCCTCACTACACGCGGCCCGTGGAGTTCAATGGGCGGCGGGTGCCGGACGTACTTCTTTCCGGAAATCACGGGGAGATTGCTCGCTGGAGGCGCCGAGAACAGTTGAGGCGCACACTGCAACGGCGGCCGGAGTTGCTTGACGCCGCGCCTCTCTCCGAGGCGGACCGGGAGATTCTCAAGGCGTTGCGGCGGGAACAGACGCAGGGCGAGTCGTGA
- a CDS encoding RNA methyltransferase — protein MNQPSLAVALVHSPVLDRRGDRVTTAVTNLDLHDIARTARTYGAKRVYVVTPVAEQRALTERLLGHWREGFGASYNPDRREALALVETVASLDEAIRDWESVSGQSARPVLTGASRSDGMSFDRCRELASRDPLLLVFGTGWGLAPELFERGWSVLSPIRGCGDYNHLPVRAAAAIILDRLVGRK, from the coding sequence GTGAATCAGCCTTCCCTTGCGGTGGCGCTAGTACACTCCCCGGTCCTTGACCGCCGGGGGGACCGAGTGACGACGGCGGTCACCAATCTCGATCTGCACGACATTGCTCGTACCGCCCGCACTTACGGCGCGAAGCGGGTATACGTGGTGACGCCGGTCGCCGAACAGCGGGCCCTGACGGAACGACTGCTTGGGCATTGGCGCGAGGGGTTCGGGGCGTCATACAACCCCGATCGCCGCGAGGCCCTGGCCTTGGTGGAGACGGTTGCCTCCCTGGATGAGGCCATTCGGGACTGGGAATCCGTTTCGGGACAATCTGCGCGTCCGGTTCTGACCGGTGCATCGCGCAGCGACGGAATGTCCTTCGATCGTTGCCGTGAGCTGGCATCACGGGACCCGCTGTTGCTGGTTTTCGGCACCGGGTGGGGGCTGGCGCCCGAGCTGTTCGAGCGGGGCTGGTCGGTTTTGAGCCCCATACGGGGGTGCGGAGATTACAACCACCTTCCGGTGAGGGCCGCTGCGGCGATCATCCTGGACCGGCTGGTCGGACGGAAGTGA
- the rplS gene encoding 50S ribosomal protein L19: protein MNIIDRLDKEQIKKNIPPFKAGDTLKVHVKIVEGDKQRIQLFQGVCIKRVNRGIGSTFTVRKISSGFGVERIFSLHSPAVEKIDVLTVGRVRRAKLYYLRNLQGKAARIREKRLI from the coding sequence ATGAACATCATCGATCGCCTGGACAAGGAACAGATTAAAAAGAATATCCCGCCCTTTAAGGCCGGGGACACCCTGAAGGTGCACGTCAAGATTGTCGAAGGCGACAAGCAGCGCATCCAGCTTTTTCAGGGTGTCTGCATCAAAAGGGTGAACCGGGGCATCGGCTCGACCTTCACCGTTCGCAAGATCTCCAGCGGTTTCGGCGTGGAGAGGATCTTCTCCCTTCACTCCCCCGCTGTCGAAAAGATCGACGTGCTGACCGTGGGCCGGGTCCGCCGGGCCAAGCTGTACTACCTGCGGAACCTGCAGGGCAAGGCCGCTCGGATTCGCGAAAAGCGCCTGATCTAA
- a CDS encoding ribonuclease HII gives MSLFPAPELSPLHFEREAHRSGYGQVAGVDEAGRGPLAGPVVAAAVILPDTFDLPGLNDSKKLSAKTRERLFPLIRSQAVAVGIGCISAAEIDRINILQATLRGMVRAVERMGVSPDYLLIDGITPVPMPLPQKTLKKGDSRSLSVAAASVIAKVVRDRIMVGYDRLYPGYGFAGHKGYGSARHMEAIARLGPCPQHRRTFGGVREHVEGP, from the coding sequence CTGTCATTGTTTCCCGCCCCCGAGCTCTCCCCTCTTCATTTCGAGAGGGAAGCGCATCGTTCCGGCTACGGGCAGGTGGCCGGGGTGGACGAGGCGGGTCGCGGGCCCCTGGCCGGGCCCGTGGTTGCCGCCGCGGTCATTCTTCCCGATACCTTCGATCTTCCCGGGCTGAACGATTCCAAAAAACTCTCCGCAAAGACCCGTGAGAGGCTCTTCCCCCTTATCCGCTCCCAGGCAGTGGCGGTCGGGATCGGGTGCATTTCAGCGGCCGAGATCGACCGGATCAACATCCTTCAGGCGACCCTGCGGGGGATGGTGCGGGCGGTGGAGCGCATGGGTGTTTCACCCGACTACCTCCTGATCGATGGCATCACCCCGGTGCCGATGCCCCTGCCGCAGAAGACCCTCAAGAAGGGGGATTCGCGCTCTCTCTCCGTGGCGGCCGCCTCGGTCATCGCCAAGGTGGTGAGGGACCGGATCATGGTCGGCTACGATCGTCTTTATCCCGGCTACGGGTTTGCCGGCCACAAGGGATACGGCAGCGCCCGACACATGGAGGCCATTGCCCGGCTGGGTCCCTGCCCCCAGCACCGCCGCACTTTCGGCGGGGTCAGGGAACACGTGGAGGGGCCGTGA
- a CDS encoding YraN family protein, which yields MTEERLSLGRWGEEQASRFLRRKGMKILDRNMRTPVGEIDIVARLGKTLVFVEVKTRSSDAFGSPQEAVGPAKQRQILRTAQWYLGAGKGRGLQPRFDVVAVRPGQGGAASIEHIEDAFGA from the coding sequence GTGACCGAGGAGCGGCTGAGCCTTGGGCGCTGGGGCGAGGAGCAGGCATCCCGTTTCCTGCGCCGGAAGGGGATGAAGATCCTCGATCGCAACATGCGCACCCCGGTGGGGGAGATCGACATTGTCGCCCGGCTGGGAAAGACCCTTGTGTTCGTGGAGGTCAAGACCCGCAGCAGCGATGCCTTCGGCTCCCCTCAGGAGGCGGTCGGCCCCGCCAAGCAGCGCCAGATACTGCGCACCGCCCAGTGGTATCTCGGCGCCGGCAAGGGCCGCGGGCTGCAACCGCGCTTCGACGTGGTGGCGGTGCGCCCCGGACAGGGCGGGGCGGCGTCCATCGAGCACATAGAGGACGCCTTCGGGGCCTGA
- a CDS encoding NAD(+) synthase has product MTVLPKNLSDLGMVRVAVASPEVRVADVAFNAERIARAMAEVAGQGCTLLLCPELCVTGYTCGDLFYQARLLEGARDALLQLAAESARLGIALVAGTPLAQGGRLFNCAAFLAGGRIVGVVPKTFLPNTGEFYEERWFSSERDRTADVLEIGGEEVPFGADLLFRAAGRPSCIVGIEICEDAWSVSPPSGAMAMRGATLLLNPSASPEILGKEAYRRSLVQAQSGRCLAAYAYASAGPGESSTDLVYSGHSLIGENGFVLAETERFRFETEIAVADVDIERLVNERLKNNTFAASRAPGVCRIVDFPLGETAAGKLLRPVPAAPFVPVLCEERACRCGEIFAIQTAGLAKRLKHTGSERVVIGISGGLDSTLALLVTVKAFDRLGLDRKGIVAVTMPGFGTTTRTRGNAEKLAELLGVTLKIISIDAAVRGHFADIGHDEAVHDITYENSQARERTQILMDLANRLSGLVIGTGDLSELALGWCTYNGDHMSMYAVNAGVPKTLVRYLVDWCADAEFSGEARAVLHDVGATPVSPELLPPDENGEIGQVTEDHIGPYMLHDFFLFQVVRLQFSPKKVLYLACQAFDDQFPAEEILRWLKTFYRRFFSQQFKRSCLPDGPKVGSVVLSPRGDWRMPSDACAELWLRELEEL; this is encoded by the coding sequence GTGACAGTACTCCCCAAAAACCTTTCCGACCTCGGCATGGTGCGCGTCGCTGTCGCCTCCCCCGAGGTGCGGGTCGCCGATGTGGCCTTCAACGCCGAGCGGATCGCCCGGGCCATGGCCGAGGTCGCAGGGCAGGGCTGCACCTTGCTGCTCTGCCCTGAACTCTGCGTGACCGGCTACACCTGCGGCGACCTCTTCTATCAAGCCCGGCTCCTCGAGGGGGCCCGGGATGCCTTGCTGCAACTCGCCGCCGAGAGCGCCCGACTGGGGATCGCCCTGGTCGCCGGCACTCCCCTGGCCCAGGGGGGGCGCCTGTTCAACTGCGCCGCCTTTCTCGCCGGGGGGCGAATCGTCGGCGTGGTGCCCAAGACCTTTCTGCCCAACACCGGCGAGTTCTACGAGGAACGCTGGTTCTCCTCCGAACGGGACCGCACCGCAGACGTCCTCGAGATCGGGGGGGAGGAGGTCCCTTTCGGGGCCGATCTGCTTTTCCGGGCCGCCGGGCGGCCCAGTTGCATCGTGGGAATCGAGATCTGCGAAGACGCCTGGTCTGTCAGCCCCCCCAGCGGCGCCATGGCGATGCGCGGGGCCACTCTTCTGCTCAACCCCTCGGCCAGTCCGGAGATCCTCGGAAAAGAGGCCTACCGGCGAAGCCTTGTTCAGGCCCAGTCGGGCCGCTGCCTGGCGGCCTACGCTTACGCTTCGGCCGGACCCGGCGAATCGAGCACCGACCTTGTCTACTCGGGGCATTCCCTGATCGGCGAGAACGGCTTCGTCCTTGCGGAGACCGAGCGGTTTCGGTTCGAAACCGAGATTGCCGTGGCTGATGTTGACATTGAACGCCTCGTCAACGAGCGGCTGAAGAACAACACCTTCGCCGCTTCCCGCGCCCCGGGAGTCTGTCGGATCGTTGATTTCCCCCTTGGCGAAACGGCCGCCGGCAAGCTGCTGCGTCCGGTGCCTGCCGCCCCCTTCGTCCCCGTGCTTTGCGAGGAGCGCGCCTGCCGGTGCGGGGAGATCTTCGCCATCCAGACCGCCGGCCTGGCCAAGCGTCTCAAGCACACCGGCAGCGAGCGGGTGGTGATAGGCATTTCCGGCGGCCTTGATTCGACCCTGGCGCTGCTCGTAACGGTTAAGGCGTTCGACAGGCTCGGTCTCGACCGCAAGGGGATCGTCGCTGTCACCATGCCCGGCTTCGGCACCACCACGCGCACCCGGGGCAACGCCGAAAAACTCGCCGAACTGCTCGGCGTGACCCTGAAGATCATTTCCATCGACGCGGCGGTGCGGGGGCATTTCGCCGACATCGGCCACGACGAGGCGGTGCACGACATCACCTACGAGAACTCCCAGGCCCGGGAGCGCACCCAGATCCTCATGGATCTTGCCAACCGGCTCAGCGGCCTGGTGATCGGCACAGGCGATCTCTCGGAACTGGCCCTCGGCTGGTGCACCTACAACGGCGACCACATGTCGATGTATGCAGTCAATGCCGGGGTGCCCAAGACCCTGGTGCGCTACCTCGTCGACTGGTGCGCCGACGCCGAATTCTCCGGCGAGGCCCGGGCTGTCCTTCACGACGTCGGCGCCACCCCGGTCTCCCCCGAGCTTCTTCCCCCCGACGAGAACGGGGAGATCGGCCAGGTGACCGAGGACCACATCGGCCCCTACATGCTGCACGACTTCTTCCTGTTCCAGGTTGTGCGCCTGCAGTTCTCCCCGAAAAAGGTTCTTTATCTCGCCTGCCAGGCCTTTGATGACCAGTTTCCCGCCGAGGAGATTCTGCGCTGGCTGAAGACCTTCTACCGCCGGTTCTTCTCCCAGCAGTTCAAGCGCTCCTGTCTTCCCGACGGGCCGAAAGTCGGCTCCGTGGTCCTCTCCCCGCGGGGCGACTGGCGCATGCCGAGCGACGCCTGCGCCGAGCTCTGGCTTCGCGAACTCGAGGAGCTGTAA